In Phormidium yuhuli AB48, one genomic interval encodes:
- a CDS encoding PRC-barrel domain-containing protein, with protein MTSEHIRQRSDLLGTQVITRDGGRRLGVVSQIWVDIDRREVVALGMRDNILAVAGLPRYMQLDRIRQIGDVILVDTDEVIEDDLDVEMYSTIINSEVITEVGELLGKVRGFKFDTRDGKVVSIIVASIGIPQIPEQLLSTYELPIEEIVSSGPNRLIVFEGAEERLTQLSVGVMERLGLGSAPWEREEEEEFYTPTARPENQLGSGIPTAPPEPRRQAIQAEQQWDEDEWTQPQPEPLYEPEPEPVYVEYDEPETENWSDTSRSQYEPPYEPEPYREEPVYEEADYPDYSQPVEYEDIEADAWSEEEDQRAYDPPKVNIPQKTKQPEYEEEAGY; from the coding sequence ATGACATCCGAACACATCCGTCAACGCTCCGATCTGTTAGGAACCCAAGTCATCACCCGCGACGGCGGGAGGCGGCTCGGAGTCGTCAGCCAAATTTGGGTAGATATTGATCGCCGGGAGGTGGTCGCCCTTGGAATGCGGGATAATATCCTTGCGGTGGCTGGCCTACCCCGTTATATGCAGCTCGATCGCATCCGCCAGATTGGTGATGTCATCCTAGTGGATACTGATGAAGTCATCGAAGACGACCTCGATGTTGAGATGTACAGCACCATCATCAACAGCGAAGTCATCACGGAGGTGGGGGAACTGCTGGGCAAAGTCCGGGGCTTCAAGTTCGACACCCGCGATGGTAAGGTCGTCTCTATCATCGTCGCCTCGATTGGTATTCCCCAGATTCCCGAGCAGTTGCTGAGTACCTACGAACTTCCCATTGAGGAGATTGTCAGTAGTGGCCCCAATCGTCTGATTGTCTTTGAAGGTGCTGAGGAGCGATTGACTCAGTTATCCGTGGGCGTCATGGAACGGCTCGGGTTAGGGAGTGCGCCTTGGGAACGGGAAGAGGAAGAAGAATTTTACACCCCAACGGCTCGTCCTGAGAATCAACTCGGTAGTGGTATTCCCACCGCTCCCCCAGAACCTCGCCGTCAGGCCATCCAGGCTGAGCAGCAATGGGACGAAGACGAATGGACGCAGCCGCAACCGGAACCTCTCTACGAGCCAGAACCGGAACCGGTGTATGTGGAGTATGACGAGCCGGAGACGGAAAACTGGAGTGACACCAGTCGCAGTCAGTACGAGCCACCCTATGAGCCGGAACCCTATCGGGAGGAACCGGTGTATGAGGAGGCGGATTATCCGGATTATTCTCAGCCGGTGGAATATGAGGATATTGAGGCCGATGCTTGGTCTGAGGAAGAAGACCAGCGGGCCTACGATCCTCCGAAGGTGAATATTCCTCAGAAGACCAAGCAGCCGGAGTATGAAGAGG
- the smc gene encoding chromosome segregation protein SMC has product MVYIKEIELTNFKSFGGTTRVPFRREFTVISGPNGSGKSNILDALLFCLGIASSKGMRADRLPDLVNQQQNKRRSTVEASVSVTFDLSPEDRLWGRVQANETADETSDEPSDENPDIQISETEEIPQHRDWRVTRRLRVTRSGGYTSQYAINGEVCTLGELHEQLNELRVYPEGYNVVLQGDVTSIISMNARERREIIDELAGVAAFDRKIDRAQEKFAEVEEREDRCRIVEKELTTQRDRLAADRLKAEQYQRLRQELQEKQAWARVLQWQQLRQRQEQIGEQLAAGDRTRRELQETLAQLTENLKQASDELDILNQQVKALGEEELLARQSELARQEAEQQQRQQRREELQQHGQELERAIAQTETAIAQSQQQQEQLRQQQQLLETDQLPTRRESRELAQGELERARESANALADRAQAWVQEQTQLRQQTETLLGTLEPQRTEQAQLRERLAQLGEQLSQRETAIAQREEQLHESQQEYEQLQEAETKAQEHLQQLERTSQAAEEELQIQQDTQTRLQQEQRDKQRRLDKLEAQNQALQEASGSYASQVVEQSGLSGICGLVSQLGRVESDVQIALETAAGGRLGFVVVEDDLVASAAIQLLKEKRAGRATFLPLNKIHAPRFQRAPEVERSPGFVDYAVNLIDCEERYDSIFAYVFGSTVVFDSLDNARRLLGQARMVTLDGELLEASGAMTGGSQRRGASHLHFGNVDSGESAEVKGLRDRLRQIGEILERCEGEILRWSSELKLGAKALMEAKQQHRELQLRRERLGQDIESLQQQQEQGRSQQQQQRQELDRTQARFQQLQQELPQQEQQLQGLRDQLAELEKSQTHQEWQQYQQEIQQREEILAQRTQSLREAEERLRELVRQQERLTEKTQERQQQLGELQHRRQEIEQQQQQLAQHLEELEEQIAQTRASFAEIEAKLGEEKQARDRAEARLRELRVSQQQTDWRLQKLQETQEGRVEQLQQVRDQLREQEQELPNPLPEVPPQHKLDTLDKELRSLAKRIEAMEPVNMLALEEFERTQARLEELSEKLAILQDERQELLLRIENFTTLRLRAFKEAFDAVNENFAQIFAELSEGDGHLQLSDPEDPFNGGLNLVAHPKGKPVQRLASMSGGEKSLTALSFIFALQRYRPSPFYAFDEVDMFLDGANVERLAKMIKKQAQAAQFIVVSLRRPTIAAAARTIGVTQARGAYTQVLGLTLQQQPSTDTQESLSPERSV; this is encoded by the coding sequence ATGGTTTATATCAAGGAAATTGAACTCACTAACTTTAAATCCTTTGGGGGAACCACGAGAGTGCCGTTCCGTCGCGAGTTCACGGTGATTTCGGGGCCGAACGGTTCTGGGAAATCCAACATTTTGGATGCTCTGTTGTTTTGTCTAGGGATTGCTTCCTCGAAAGGGATGCGGGCCGATCGCCTGCCGGATTTGGTCAATCAACAGCAAAATAAACGTAGGTCAACGGTGGAGGCCAGTGTCAGTGTTACCTTTGACTTGTCTCCGGAGGATCGCTTGTGGGGACGGGTGCAGGCTAATGAGACGGCCGATGAGACGTCGGATGAACCCTCAGATGAGAACCCGGATATCCAGATATCTGAAACTGAGGAAATCCCCCAACATCGCGATTGGCGGGTGACGCGGCGGCTACGGGTGACTCGCTCGGGGGGCTATACGTCGCAATATGCGATTAATGGTGAGGTTTGTACTCTGGGGGAGTTACATGAACAACTCAATGAGTTGCGCGTCTATCCCGAGGGCTATAACGTGGTGCTTCAGGGGGATGTCACCAGTATTATCTCCATGAATGCTCGGGAACGGCGGGAGATTATTGATGAGTTGGCTGGGGTGGCGGCCTTCGATCGCAAAATTGATCGGGCCCAAGAGAAGTTTGCGGAAGTTGAGGAACGCGAGGATCGCTGTCGTATTGTTGAGAAGGAACTGACAACCCAGCGCGATCGCCTGGCCGCCGATCGCCTCAAAGCGGAACAATATCAACGGTTGCGCCAGGAATTACAGGAAAAACAAGCTTGGGCCCGGGTGTTACAGTGGCAGCAATTGCGCCAACGCCAAGAGCAGATTGGTGAACAACTGGCGGCGGGCGATCGCACTCGGCGGGAGCTTCAGGAGACGCTGGCTCAACTGACGGAGAACTTGAAACAGGCCAGCGATGAACTGGATATTTTGAATCAGCAGGTGAAGGCCTTGGGAGAAGAGGAACTCTTGGCTCGTCAGTCGGAGTTGGCCCGTCAGGAAGCGGAACAGCAACAACGCCAGCAGCGACGGGAGGAGTTACAGCAACACGGTCAGGAACTGGAGAGGGCGATCGCCCAAACGGAGACGGCGATCGCCCAAAGCCAACAGCAACAGGAGCAACTGCGGCAACAACAGCAACTGCTCGAAACGGACCAACTGCCCACCCGGCGGGAGTCACGGGAGTTGGCTCAAGGGGAACTGGAACGCGCGCGAGAGTCCGCTAACGCCTTAGCCGATCGCGCTCAGGCCTGGGTGCAAGAACAAACCCAACTGCGTCAGCAAACCGAAACCCTCCTAGGAACCCTGGAACCCCAACGGACGGAACAGGCCCAACTTCGGGAACGACTGGCTCAATTGGGGGAACAACTCAGTCAACGGGAGACGGCGATCGCCCAACGAGAGGAACAACTGCACGAGAGTCAACAGGAGTATGAGCAACTCCAAGAGGCTGAAACCAAGGCCCAGGAGCATCTGCAACAGCTCGAACGCACCAGCCAAGCCGCCGAAGAAGAATTGCAGATTCAGCAAGACACCCAAACCCGTCTCCAGCAAGAACAGCGGGATAAACAACGCCGTCTCGATAAGCTCGAAGCCCAAAATCAAGCTCTCCAGGAAGCCTCGGGCAGTTATGCCAGTCAAGTGGTAGAACAGTCAGGATTGAGCGGAATTTGTGGGTTGGTATCCCAACTGGGACGGGTCGAGAGCGACGTGCAAATTGCCCTAGAAACGGCGGCTGGGGGACGATTGGGCTTTGTTGTCGTTGAAGATGATTTAGTCGCCTCAGCGGCGATTCAGCTTTTGAAAGAAAAACGGGCTGGGCGAGCGACCTTTTTACCGCTCAACAAGATTCACGCCCCCCGCTTTCAACGCGCTCCCGAGGTGGAACGGAGTCCGGGTTTTGTTGACTATGCGGTGAATCTGATTGATTGTGAGGAACGCTATGACAGCATTTTTGCCTATGTGTTTGGCTCAACGGTGGTGTTTGATTCTTTGGATAATGCTCGTCGTTTGTTGGGACAGGCCCGGATGGTGACCCTGGATGGGGAACTCCTGGAAGCGAGTGGGGCCATGACGGGGGGAAGTCAGCGGCGGGGAGCGTCTCATCTGCATTTTGGCAATGTGGATAGTGGGGAATCGGCGGAAGTGAAGGGGTTGCGCGATCGCCTACGGCAGATTGGCGAGATTCTCGAACGCTGTGAGGGGGAGATTTTACGCTGGAGTAGTGAACTGAAGTTAGGGGCGAAGGCTCTGATGGAGGCGAAACAGCAACATCGCGAACTGCAATTGCGCCGGGAACGACTGGGGCAGGATATTGAGAGTTTACAGCAGCAACAGGAACAGGGGCGATCGCAACAACAGCAACAACGCCAAGAACTCGATAGAACCCAGGCCCGTTTCCAGCAACTGCAACAGGAACTCCCACAACAGGAACAGCAATTACAGGGCCTGCGGGACCAACTGGCGGAATTGGAGAAATCCCAAACCCACCAAGAATGGCAACAGTATCAACAGGAGATTCAACAACGGGAAGAAATCCTGGCCCAACGCACCCAGAGTTTGCGGGAGGCGGAAGAACGGTTGCGGGAGTTAGTCCGTCAACAGGAGCGACTGACAGAGAAAACTCAGGAACGTCAGCAGCAGTTGGGGGAACTTCAGCATCGCCGTCAGGAGATTGAACAACAGCAGCAGCAACTCGCACAGCATTTAGAGGAATTAGAGGAGCAGATAGCTCAGACTCGTGCCAGTTTTGCCGAAATTGAGGCCAAATTGGGGGAAGAGAAACAGGCCCGCGATCGCGCCGAAGCCCGACTGCGGGAATTGCGCGTCAGCCAACAACAAACCGACTGGCGGTTACAGAAACTGCAAGAAACCCAAGAGGGACGAGTTGAACAACTCCAGCAGGTACGGGACCAATTGCGAGAACAAGAGCAAGAACTCCCCAACCCACTCCCGGAGGTTCCCCCCCAGCATAAACTGGACACCTTGGACAAAGAACTCCGTAGCCTCGCCAAACGCATCGAAGCCATGGAACCGGTGAATATGTTGGCCCTAGAGGAGTTTGAGCGGACTCAGGCTCGTCTGGAGGAACTGAGCGAGAAACTGGCCATTCTCCAGGATGAACGTCAGGAACTCCTATTACGCATCGAAAACTTCACCACCCTGCGTTTACGGGCATTTAAAGAAGCCTTTGACGCGGTGAATGAAAATTTTGCCCAAATCTTCGCGGAACTGTCTGAGGGGGACGGACATCTGCAACTGAGCGACCCGGAAGACCCCTTTAATGGGGGCTTGAACCTGGTAGCTCATCCCAAGGGGAAACCCGTGCAACGCTTGGCGTCGATGTCGGGGGGAGAGAAATCTCTAACGGCCTTGAGTTTTATCTTCGCCCTACAACGCTATCGGCCCTCCCCGTTTTACGCCTTTGACGAGGTAGATATGTTTCTCGACGGGGCAAATGTGGAACGATTAGCTAAAATGATTAAAAAGCAGGCCCAAGCCGCGCAATTTATTGTCGTGAGTTTGCGCCGTCCCACTATCGCCGCCGCCGCGAGAACCATTGGTGTCACCCAGGCCCGAGGTGCTTATACCCAGGTGTTGGGGTTAACGTTGCAGCAGCAACCGTCAACAGATACTCAAGAATCTCTCTCGCCAGAGCGATCGGTCTGA
- a CDS encoding iron ABC transporter substrate-binding protein, with translation MKRRTVISLISLATATSTLLIACDAQDSPTADGAADGAAGGGDALVVYSGRGEDLIGPMFERFEAETGIQVNVRYGDTAELAATILEEGDNSPADIYFAQDAGALGALQVEGRTRNIPDNLLNQVDSRFRSREGQWVGITGRARVFAYNTDMLDAEDVPNSIWDLTEPEWSGRVGWAPTNGSFQAFVSAIREHEGEERAREWLEGMKANDPQVFRNNTSIVEGLGRGEVEVGLVNNYYLARFQAEDPNFPVAHHYPSGDIGSMINIAGVAILNSTNQPEAAEAFVEFMLSPEAQQHFAEGNSEYPLISGIEPPNDQLPIAEINPPDIDLSSLEDLEQYSGQI, from the coding sequence ATGAAACGAAGAACCGTCATTTCTCTGATTAGCCTAGCCACCGCCACCAGCACCCTACTGATCGCCTGTGATGCCCAGGATAGTCCAACAGCCGATGGTGCAGCTGATGGTGCAGCCGGTGGAGGAGATGCCCTCGTCGTTTATTCCGGTCGTGGGGAAGATCTCATCGGTCCAATGTTCGAGCGTTTTGAAGCCGAAACGGGTATTCAGGTCAATGTCCGCTATGGCGACACCGCCGAACTGGCTGCCACCATTCTCGAAGAAGGTGATAACTCCCCAGCCGATATCTACTTCGCCCAAGATGCCGGGGCCTTAGGGGCCCTACAGGTCGAAGGTCGAACTCGCAATATCCCTGACAACCTGCTCAACCAGGTCGATTCGCGCTTCCGTTCCCGAGAAGGACAATGGGTTGGCATCACCGGACGGGCCCGAGTCTTTGCCTACAACACCGATATGCTCGATGCCGAAGACGTTCCCAACTCCATCTGGGACTTAACCGAACCGGAATGGTCTGGTCGAGTTGGCTGGGCCCCCACTAATGGCTCCTTCCAGGCCTTTGTTTCTGCTATTCGGGAACATGAAGGAGAAGAGCGGGCCCGGGAATGGCTCGAAGGTATGAAAGCCAATGATCCCCAAGTTTTTCGCAACAATACGTCCATTGTTGAAGGTCTCGGTCGCGGTGAAGTAGAAGTAGGATTAGTCAACAACTACTACCTAGCTCGTTTCCAAGCCGAAGATCCCAACTTCCCCGTTGCTCACCATTACCCCAGTGGTGATATTGGCTCCATGATTAACATCGCTGGGGTTGCCATCCTCAACAGTACCAATCAACCCGAGGCCGCCGAAGCCTTCGTCGAGTTCATGCTCAGCCCCGAGGCCCAACAACACTTCGCCGAAGGAAACAGTGAATATCCCTTAATTTCTGGCATTGAACCTCCCAATGACCAATTGCCTATTGCTGAGATTAACCCCCCGGATATCGACCTGAGCAGTTTAGAAGACTTAGAGCAATACTCCGGACAGATTTAG
- a CDS encoding transposase, which translates to MDSLKSIVAGLVETFSKPQQKFLMTLMTTLFVVCGRVNYTNLSRYSQINERTYRRHFEAGLGLERLNRRLIEQLRPEDSEQIVVVDCTFNEKSGRHTHGLDWFYNSKAQRAEKGLEWSVVAIVDLQQKTGYTLSAQQTEADLRTEKTPTEDQVASRSRLDFYLGHLAYCTIFFPDWIRYVVADGFYSKSKWVNGVVGLGFEAIGRLRSDANLKFLYDGPHRGRGRPRRYDGKVDLTDPSRLTFVATLDEGVSLYTAVVWSVNFRRPVRLAYLLKEQNGRRSYVVLFSTDVTLDPLHLYRCYTARFQIEFIFRDARQFLGFSDCEARSAEALDSHVNASLLALNLAKATLQSTHTRAEPLSFSIASLKRLALNEHLFDLFIDSFDLDPTLIKSHPNYSELLSYGALAS; encoded by the coding sequence ATGGATAGCCTCAAGAGCATTGTAGCGGGTCTGGTGGAAACATTTAGCAAACCCCAGCAGAAATTTTTGATGACCCTGATGACCACTCTCTTTGTCGTCTGTGGTCGAGTCAACTATACGAATCTCAGCCGCTACAGCCAGATAAACGAGCGGACTTATCGGCGACACTTCGAGGCGGGTCTAGGACTCGAACGTCTCAACCGCCGCTTAATCGAACAGCTACGACCCGAGGACAGCGAACAGATAGTAGTAGTCGATTGCACCTTCAACGAGAAAAGTGGTCGTCACACCCATGGCTTGGATTGGTTTTACAACAGCAAAGCTCAACGAGCCGAAAAAGGACTCGAATGGTCTGTTGTAGCTATTGTTGACTTGCAGCAGAAGACGGGCTATACCTTGTCAGCCCAACAAACGGAAGCCGACTTGAGAACCGAGAAGACCCCGACCGAAGACCAAGTGGCTTCGAGGAGCCGCTTGGATTTCTACCTCGGGCATCTGGCTTACTGCACCATCTTTTTCCCGGACTGGATTCGTTATGTCGTCGCGGATGGCTTTTACAGCAAGTCCAAGTGGGTCAATGGGGTGGTGGGCTTAGGCTTCGAGGCCATCGGTCGCTTGCGCAGCGATGCTAATCTTAAGTTTCTTTATGACGGCCCTCATCGGGGACGAGGTCGCCCCCGTCGCTATGACGGTAAGGTTGATTTGACTGACCCGAGTCGTTTGACTTTCGTTGCCACTTTAGACGAAGGAGTTTCTCTATACACAGCCGTGGTCTGGTCAGTTAACTTTCGACGACCGGTTCGTTTGGCTTATTTGCTCAAAGAGCAGAATGGACGACGCAGTTACGTGGTCTTGTTTTCCACCGATGTCACCCTTGACCCCCTCCATCTCTATCGTTGTTACACCGCTCGTTTCCAAATTGAGTTTATTTTTCGCGATGCTCGTCAGTTTCTGGGCTTCTCTGATTGTGAGGCCCGCTCCGCTGAAGCCCTCGACTCTCATGTTAATGCCAGTCTCCTGGCTCTCAATTTAGCCAAAGCCACCTTACAATCGACCCACACTCGTGCTGAACCTTTGAGTTTTTCCATCGCCTCTCTCAAACGCTTGGCTCTCAATGAGCATCTTTTTGACCTATTTATCGACAGCTTTGACTTAGACCCGACTTTAATTAAATCCCATCCCAACTACTCGGAACTCCTATCCTACGGTGCTCTTGCATCCTAA
- a CDS encoding ABC transporter permease has product MALQSQTATSASLPSGRSRPPLFLVLMASLVAVGMALPLAYLILRALGIGVVDFWEILRRPRTIQVFFNSIGMVLAVTVLSALIAIPLAFLTVRTDLPGRRFWSVTSSLPLAIPTYVGSFALLAFAGPRGSMLQILLEPWGVQRLPSIYGWTGVILATTLFSYPYLLLTVRASLQGMDPAMEEASLSLGYSYSETFWRVTLPQLRPAIAAGALLVSLYSLQDFGTPALMRFNSFTRIIFLQYRASFDRSMAAALSLVLVALVGCILWLEYRARSKAAYYSSGSASQHQPTLIPLGPWKWLALAFCSLVFLSSLVMPLAVLIFWLGRGMMAGQSPIDLVTAMLPSAVNSIYGSGLAALIAVIFALPIAILAVRFPSPLSSLLERLSYIGFGMPGIVVALSLVFFGANYMIGLYQTLPMLLFAYLVLFIPQGVGTLRSSLLQIAPSLEESARSLGRTPWQTLREVTIPLLRPGLISGAMLIFLTAIKELPATLLLSPIGFRTLATEIWQATAENAAFTQAAVASLMMLVVSTLATLIILSQERLTRKRQ; this is encoded by the coding sequence ATGGCGTTACAATCTCAAACAGCCACATCTGCCAGTCTGCCCTCCGGGCGATCGCGGCCCCCCCTGTTCCTTGTTCTCATGGCCAGCCTGGTCGCCGTCGGCATGGCCTTACCCTTGGCCTACCTAATCTTACGAGCCTTGGGAATCGGGGTGGTGGACTTTTGGGAAATTTTACGACGGCCGCGAACCATTCAGGTCTTTTTTAACAGTATTGGTATGGTCTTGGCGGTCACCGTCCTCTCCGCCTTAATTGCCATTCCCCTAGCATTTCTCACCGTCCGCACCGACTTACCCGGGCGGCGGTTTTGGAGTGTCACCTCCAGTCTACCTCTGGCTATTCCCACCTATGTGGGCAGCTTTGCCCTCCTGGCCTTTGCCGGTCCCCGAGGAAGTATGCTGCAAATTCTCCTAGAACCTTGGGGAGTGCAGCGGCTACCCTCAATTTATGGTTGGACTGGGGTGATTCTAGCCACAACCCTATTTTCCTATCCCTATCTTCTCCTAACTGTGCGAGCCAGTCTCCAGGGGATGGACCCCGCTATGGAAGAGGCCTCCCTGAGTCTAGGCTATAGCTATTCTGAAACCTTTTGGCGCGTGACCCTACCCCAATTGCGGCCCGCGATCGCCGCCGGGGCCCTGCTCGTGTCTCTCTACTCCCTTCAGGACTTTGGCACACCAGCACTGATGCGTTTTAACTCCTTCACCCGCATCATCTTCCTACAATATCGAGCCAGCTTCGATCGCAGTATGGCAGCGGCCCTCTCCCTAGTCCTAGTTGCCCTAGTCGGATGTATCCTCTGGTTAGAATACCGGGCCCGGTCCAAAGCCGCCTACTATAGCAGCGGTTCCGCCAGTCAGCATCAGCCCACATTAATTCCCCTAGGCCCCTGGAAATGGTTAGCCCTGGCCTTTTGTAGCCTGGTATTTCTCAGTTCCCTAGTCATGCCCCTCGCGGTACTCATCTTCTGGCTGGGACGAGGCATGATGGCGGGCCAGAGTCCGATTGACCTCGTCACAGCCATGCTCCCCTCAGCCGTCAACTCCATCTACGGCTCAGGCTTAGCGGCACTCATCGCCGTTATCTTTGCCCTTCCCATTGCCATTCTTGCCGTCCGCTTTCCCAGTCCTCTGAGCAGCCTTTTAGAACGACTCTCCTATATCGGCTTTGGGATGCCCGGAATTGTCGTCGCCTTATCCCTCGTCTTCTTTGGGGCCAACTACATGATTGGCTTGTACCAAACCCTACCCATGCTCCTGTTCGCCTATTTAGTCCTCTTCATCCCCCAAGGGGTAGGAACCTTACGCAGTTCCCTGTTACAGATTGCTCCCAGCCTAGAAGAGTCAGCTCGGAGTTTAGGGCGAACCCCCTGGCAAACCCTACGGGAAGTGACCATCCCCCTACTGCGTCCAGGACTCATCAGTGGCGCGATGTTAATTTTCCTCACCGCCATCAAAGAACTCCCCGCCACCCTATTACTCTCTCCCATCGGTTTCCGCACTCTAGCCACAGAAATCTGGCAAGCCACCGCCGAAAACGCCGCCTTCACCCAAGCCGCCGTTGCCTCCCTGATGATGCTCGTCGTCTCAACTCTCGCCACCCTCATCATCCTCTCCCAAGAGCGACTCACTCGGAAAAGGCAATAG
- a CDS encoding HU family DNA-binding protein: MNKGELVDRVAAKANVTKKEADAVLTAALETIVEAVSSDDKVTLVGFGSFEARDRKAREGRNPKTGDKMVIPATKVPAFSAGKLFKEKVAPSN; this comes from the coding sequence ATGAATAAAGGAGAACTCGTCGATCGCGTCGCCGCGAAAGCGAACGTCACGAAAAAGGAAGCGGACGCTGTTCTAACGGCAGCCCTGGAAACCATTGTGGAAGCGGTGTCGAGCGATGACAAAGTGACCCTGGTCGGCTTTGGTTCCTTTGAAGCCAGAGATCGTAAGGCCCGTGAAGGTCGTAACCCCAAAACCGGCGACAAGATGGTCATCCCCGCCACCAAGGTTCCCGCCTTCTCCGCTGGCAAACTGTTCAAGGAAAAGGTTGCCCCGAGCAACTAA
- the urtE gene encoding urea ABC transporter ATP-binding subunit UrtE — protein MLQVSGLNVYYGESHILRNVDLSVPMGEMVCLIGRNGVGKTTLLKTIMGLLAPRSGQINFCDRPLLSLSTPRRAQAGIGYVPQGREIIPRITVKENLLLGLEARPGRSKKVIPPEIFELFPVLETMLGRMGGDLSGGQQQQLAIARALMGQPRLLLLDEPTEGIQPSIILEIEAAVRRIIERTGISVLLVEQHLHFVRQADRYYAMQKGGIVASGATEDLSQEVIQEFLAV, from the coding sequence ATGCTCCAGGTTTCGGGCTTGAATGTCTATTATGGCGAGAGTCATATTCTGCGTAATGTGGATTTGAGTGTTCCCATGGGTGAGATGGTCTGTCTCATTGGTCGGAATGGGGTGGGTAAAACGACCCTGTTGAAGACGATTATGGGGTTGTTAGCTCCTCGATCAGGACAAATCAACTTTTGCGATCGCCCCCTGTTGTCCTTATCCACACCCCGCCGGGCCCAAGCGGGAATTGGCTATGTTCCCCAAGGTCGAGAAATTATCCCCCGCATCACGGTCAAGGAAAATCTCTTGTTGGGGTTAGAGGCCCGTCCGGGACGCTCGAAGAAGGTGATTCCCCCGGAAATTTTTGAGTTATTCCCCGTGTTAGAGACGATGTTGGGCCGCATGGGGGGAGACTTGAGTGGTGGACAACAACAACAGTTGGCGATCGCCCGGGCCCTGATGGGCCAACCGCGCCTGTTACTCCTTGATGAACCTACGGAGGGGATTCAACCCTCGATTATCCTAGAAATTGAGGCCGCCGTCCGTCGTATTATCGAGCGCACGGGGATTTCCGTCCTTTTGGTGGAACAGCATTTACACTTTGTCCGCCAAGCCGATCGCTACTACGCCATGCAGAAAGGGGGAATCGTCGCCTCAGGAGCGACAGAAGACCTCTCCCAAGAGGTGATTCAGGAGTTTTTAGCGGTTTAG